In Cyprinus carpio isolate SPL01 chromosome B7, ASM1834038v1, whole genome shotgun sequence, a genomic segment contains:
- the LOC109056334 gene encoding uncharacterized protein LOC109056334 isoform X2, which translates to MNSRQPSHSPCRSTLIHQGPPKRYYLLTEKKVLDENGKVRKWSCGIKDNSKPNKIILLVGETGVGKTTIINTMVNYLLNVKFEEEKWYEITEAAAGDQSESQTSEITVYEVFPVESPISLTIIDTPGYGDTRGLDKDLEVAENLATLFQSKDGVHEVDAVCFVTQASKNRLSDRQHYIISSILSLFGKDIVDNIVFLVTHSDGLPPKNVLGAIKKAKIPCRLDKSGQSVYFSFNNRQAEERHTKEHHVRAQRDAWEDSVDGMKYFLQSLNEMKRRSLELTSDVLIERIRLEASISNLQLRVQEKELKKAEKLQIQEAMMQNKEKIEDCKNFAIKIKKAAKERVPIEIKSWKHRKATTCTICEEMSHESEFDCWWGSDPSKCEVMKDGCCTVCSGKCHHSKHVKENKKYVIRTSSTTIEYDSMRKKNKKAQEQTNRFSAVMYDVEKDLQEIETHKSILLFNAYRTIKNLSQIALKPDSAFTLQHLDFFIPRVREAGKEKWARELEEMRRNAEAEEVNKDALSYLKAGLAKMFISRK; encoded by the exons ATGAATTCCAG ACAGCCAAGTCATTCACCATGCAGATCAACTCTGATTCATCAAGGTCCTCCAAAACGATATTATCTACTTACAGAGAAAAAAGTGCTTGATGAAAATGGAAAAGTCCGAAAATGGAGTTGCGGGATAAAAGACAACagtaaaccaaacaaaatcaTTCTGCTAGTGGGAGAGACCGGTGTTGGCAAGACCACCATCATCAACACTATGGTCAACTACTTACTGAATGTGAAGTTTGAGGAAGAAAAGTGGTATGAAATCACAGAAGCAGCAGCAGGAGATCAATCAGaatcacaaacctctgaaatcacAGTGTATGAGGTCTTTCCTGTAGAGAGTCCCATATCGCTCACCATCATTGATACTCCAGGCTACGGAGACACTAGAGGACTGGACAAAGATCTGGAAGTCGCTGAGAATTTAGCCACTCTGTTTCAGAGCAAAGATGGAGTTCATGAAGTCGACGCAGTCTGCTTTGTGACACAAGCATCTAAGAATCGTCTCTCAGACAGACAGCATTACATTATCAGTtcaattctgtctttatttggGAAAGACATTGTGGACAACATTGTGTTTTTAGTCACACACTCTGATGGTCTGCCACCCAAAAATGTCCTCGGTGccattaaaaaagctaaaattcCCTGCAGACTAGACAAAAGCGGCCAATCTGTTTATTTCTCATTCAACAATCGACAGGCTGAAGAACGTCACACTAAGGAACATCATGTTCGTGCTCAAAGAGATGCCTGGGAAGACAGTGTAGATGGCATGAAGTATTTCCTTCAAtctctgaatgaaatgaaaagaagaagTTTAGAGCTGACTTCAGATGTCCTTATTGAGCGCATTCGATTAGAAGCATCCATCAGCAACTTACAGCTGCGAGTTCAAGAAAAGGAGCTAAAAAAGGCTGAAAAACTTCAGATTCAGGAGGCAATGATGCAAAACAAGGAAAAGATTGAAGATTGTAAAAACTTTGCCATTAAAATCAAAAAGGCTGCCAAAGAGAGGGTGCCCATAGAAATCAAGTCATGGAAGCACAGGAAGGCGACAACCTGCACTATCTGTGAGGAAATGAGTCATGAGTCAGAGTTTGACTGCTGGTGGGGTTCAGATCCAAGCAAATGTGAAGTCATGAAAGATGGATGCTGTACCGTGTGCTCAGGGAAGTGTCACCACAGCAAACacgtcaaagaaaacaaaaaatatgtcatCAGAACCTCAAGCACAACGATAGAATATGATTCtatgagaaagaaaaataaaaaagcccaaGAACAAACCAACAGGTTTTCAGCTGTAATGTATGATGTTGAAAAAGACCTGCAAGAGATTGAAACCCATAAGTCAATTCTTCTGTTCAATGCTTACAGGACCATCAAGAATCTGTCTCAGATCGCATTAAAACCAGATTCTGCCTTCACTCTTCAGCATCTGGACTTCTTCATCCCCAGAGTGAGGGAGGCTGGGAAAGAAAAGTGGGCCCGAGAGCTGGAGGAGATGAGGAGAAACGCTGAAGCTGAAGAAGTGAATAAAGATGCTCTGAGTTATCTTAAAGCTGGTTTGGCAAAAATGTTCATTAGTAGGAAATGA
- the LOC109056334 gene encoding uncharacterized protein LOC109056334 isoform X1, which yields MNSRQPSHSPCRSTLIHQGPPKRYYLLTEKKVLDENGKVRKWSCGIKDNSKPNKIILLVGETGVGKTTIINTMVNYLLNVKFEEEKWYEITEAAAGDQSESQTSEITVYEVFPVESPISLTIIDTPGYGDTRGLDKDLEVAENLATLFQSKDGVHEVDAVCFVTQASKNRLSDRQHYIISSILSLFGKDIVDNIVFLVTHSDGLPPKNVLGAIKKAKIPCRLDKSGQSVYFSFNNRQAEERHTKEHHVRAQRDAWEDSVDGMKYFLQSLNEMKRRSLELTSDVLIERIRLEASISNLQLRVQEKELKKAEKLQIQEAMMQNKEKIEDCKNFAIKIKKAAKERVPIEIKSWKHRKATTCTICEEMSHESEFDCWWGSDPSKCEVMKDGCCTVCSGKCHHSKHVKENKKYVIRTSSTTIEYDSMRKKNKKAQEQTNRFSAVMYDVEKDLQEIETHKSILLFNAYRTIKNLSQIALKPDSAFTLQHLDFFIPRVREAGKEKWARELEEMRRNAEAEETLGAQAVEDASRAPSDDLSLSGSSSLRDLHPELLCSSPRDGMRRCDCRWLHHLERPWFLHRYPRS from the exons ATGAATTCCAG ACAGCCAAGTCATTCACCATGCAGATCAACTCTGATTCATCAAGGTCCTCCAAAACGATATTATCTACTTACAGAGAAAAAAGTGCTTGATGAAAATGGAAAAGTCCGAAAATGGAGTTGCGGGATAAAAGACAACagtaaaccaaacaaaatcaTTCTGCTAGTGGGAGAGACCGGTGTTGGCAAGACCACCATCATCAACACTATGGTCAACTACTTACTGAATGTGAAGTTTGAGGAAGAAAAGTGGTATGAAATCACAGAAGCAGCAGCAGGAGATCAATCAGaatcacaaacctctgaaatcacAGTGTATGAGGTCTTTCCTGTAGAGAGTCCCATATCGCTCACCATCATTGATACTCCAGGCTACGGAGACACTAGAGGACTGGACAAAGATCTGGAAGTCGCTGAGAATTTAGCCACTCTGTTTCAGAGCAAAGATGGAGTTCATGAAGTCGACGCAGTCTGCTTTGTGACACAAGCATCTAAGAATCGTCTCTCAGACAGACAGCATTACATTATCAGTtcaattctgtctttatttggGAAAGACATTGTGGACAACATTGTGTTTTTAGTCACACACTCTGATGGTCTGCCACCCAAAAATGTCCTCGGTGccattaaaaaagctaaaattcCCTGCAGACTAGACAAAAGCGGCCAATCTGTTTATTTCTCATTCAACAATCGACAGGCTGAAGAACGTCACACTAAGGAACATCATGTTCGTGCTCAAAGAGATGCCTGGGAAGACAGTGTAGATGGCATGAAGTATTTCCTTCAAtctctgaatgaaatgaaaagaagaagTTTAGAGCTGACTTCAGATGTCCTTATTGAGCGCATTCGATTAGAAGCATCCATCAGCAACTTACAGCTGCGAGTTCAAGAAAAGGAGCTAAAAAAGGCTGAAAAACTTCAGATTCAGGAGGCAATGATGCAAAACAAGGAAAAGATTGAAGATTGTAAAAACTTTGCCATTAAAATCAAAAAGGCTGCCAAAGAGAGGGTGCCCATAGAAATCAAGTCATGGAAGCACAGGAAGGCGACAACCTGCACTATCTGTGAGGAAATGAGTCATGAGTCAGAGTTTGACTGCTGGTGGGGTTCAGATCCAAGCAAATGTGAAGTCATGAAAGATGGATGCTGTACCGTGTGCTCAGGGAAGTGTCACCACAGCAAACacgtcaaagaaaacaaaaaatatgtcatCAGAACCTCAAGCACAACGATAGAATATGATTCtatgagaaagaaaaataaaaaagcccaaGAACAAACCAACAGGTTTTCAGCTGTAATGTATGATGTTGAAAAAGACCTGCAAGAGATTGAAACCCATAAGTCAATTCTTCTGTTCAATGCTTACAGGACCATCAAGAATCTGTCTCAGATCGCATTAAAACCAGATTCTGCCTTCACTCTTCAGCATCTGGACTTCTTCATCCCCAGAGTGAGGGAGGCTGGGAAAGAAAAGTGGGCCCGAGAGCTGGAGGAGATGAGGAGAAACGCTGAAGCTGAAGAA acCCTGGGTGCACAAGCAGTGGAGGACGCGAGCCGGGCCCCGAGCGATGACCTCTCCCTCTCCGGCTCCTCcagtcttcgagatctccacccgGAACTGCTTTGCTCCTCTCCGCGAGACGGAATGCGACGCTGTGATTGTCGGTGGCTCCATCATCTGGAACGTCCATGGTTTTTGCACAGATACCCACGATCCTGA